GTTCCAAGCAGTTGCAGCCGTTGTTAAAATTGCTGCTGTACCTAAGTTGCTCGAACTTGCTCCAGTTCTTACTGTAAAACCATTTGGTAATGCTGTGCCTAATCCACTAAATTCTTCCTTATAAGGTGAAGTGGTTAACGTTACTTGAGCAAATAGTTGAATAGAAAAAAGTAAGAATGAGGTAAAGAGTAGAAGTTTTCTCATATAAATTTGTTTATGCACAAATGTATATGATAATGGCTGTTTTAAATATTAACTTGTTGTTAATTATTGTCTTTGTGGAAAAATAAAATTAACTCTTAGTGTTTTTAGGCTTAAACCTAGTTTTCGAAACAAATTGTGAAGATTTTACGACTTAATGTTAGTAATAATTGATTTTATTAAAGTCTTTTTATAAATAATCTTCAATATTTCCCTTGCCTTCTCTTATTACTTCAAAATCTCCAGAAGTACAATCCACAACTGTTGATGGTTCATTATCGCCATATCCTCCATCAATAACTATGTCCACTAATTCTTGATATTTCTCTTCAATTAATTCTGGATCTGTAGAATATTCAATCAATTCATCATCATCTTTAATAGAAGTAGATAAAATAGGGTTACCCAAAGCTTCAACTATTGCCCTCGCAATGTCGTTATCCGGTACACGTATACCAACCGTTTTTTTGTTAGAACTTAATAATTTAGGTACATTATTATTCGCATTAAAAATGAAAGTGAATGGTCCTGGTAGCGCCTTTTTTAATACCCTAAAAACAGTAGTGTCTATCGGTTTAATGAAATCTGAAATATGCCTTAAATCAGAGCAAATGAATGAAAAATTTGCTTTCTCGGGTTTTATTCCACGAATACGGCAGATTTTTTCAATCGCTTTCTGATTGGTGATATCACAACCTAATCCGTAAACGGTATCTGTTGGGTAAATAATTAAGCCTCCTTTTTTTAAGACTTCAACTACTTGCTCAATGGCTTTTTCATTCGGATTCTCGGGATATATCTTAATTAACATACCCAAAAATAACAATATTAAATTGCCTTTGTTTAATATGAAAGGAGATTTAAGTCATTTGTACAAATTGTTGTACAAATGAATGCGTTTGTTTAAATTTGATTGTTAATTTTAAAGCAATGGAAATCACAAATTATAGTTCATTTAGACAAAGTCTTAAATCTTATTTGGATAAGGTGTTTGCTAACCACAGCCCGCTTTTTGTAACAAGGGCAAATGGTGAAGATGTTGTTGTGATGTCTAAAGCCGATTATGACAGTATGCAAGAAACTTTCTATTTGCTTAAGAGTCCTAAAAATGCCCTTAGATTAGAGGAAGGCTTAGAAGATTACAATAAAGGTTTAGCTAAAAAAAGAGACTTGATAGATAATGGATAAATTGTTTCTTGAGGTAGCGTGGGAAGATTATTTATATTTTCTTAATACAGATAAAATTATCCATAAGAAAATAAATGCTTTGTTAAAAGAAATCGAACGCACTCCTTTTGAAGGAACTGGTAAGCCTGAACCCTTAAAACATCAGTATTCCGGATGGTGGTCTAGAAGGATCAATTTAGAACATCGTTTGATTTATAAAATCGAAAATTCATCAATTATAATACTTCAATGTAGGTATCACACATAAGTTTAAATTTATGAGAAAAGCATTTGTTGCCATTGCCGCGTTTTTAGTTGCCTTAACAATTATGTTAGGTTTATATCATCCCTTTTTATGGTGGTCGTTTATTTTTACGGGACCTTTCGTTTTACTTGGTCTGTATGATTTATATCAGCCTAAACATAGCATTGTAAGAAATTACCCAGTTTTTGGCCGACTTCGTTATTTTATGGAAGAGTTGAGGCCAAAGGTTTATCAGTACTTTGTAGAGAGCGATACCAATGGGAAGCCATTTAGTAGATTAAACAGGTCGTTAATATATCAGCGTGCTAAAAAAGATAACGATACCATTCCGTTTGGTACGCAGCTAGATGTTTATGAAAATGGTTACGAATGGTTAAGCCATAGCATTGCAGCAATTAGTCACCACGAATTAGATGTTAACCCAAGGGTAATGGTTGGTGGTCCAGATTGCAAGCAACCTTATTCTGCCAGTATTTATAACATTTCGGCAATGAGTTTTGGTTCATTGAGCAAGAATGCCATCCTAGCTTTAAATGGTGGTGCAAAAATGGGTGGTTTTGCACATAATACAGGCGAAGGCGGTATAAGCGATTATCACGCAGGACCTGGGGGCGATCTAATTTGGCAAATAGGTACTGGATATTTTGGTTGCAGAAATCAAGATGGCACATTTAATCCTGATGCCTTTGCAGAAAGGTCCAAGGTAGAGAATGTAAAAATGATTGAGATTAAATTATCTCAAGGTGCAAAACCTGGTCACGGTGGTATGTTGCCAGCTAAAAAAGTAACACCAGAAGTTGCAAGGATACGTCTAGTAAAAGAAGGATTCGATGTGAATTCACCTCCTGCACATTCAGCTTTTTCTACGCCATTAGAAATGATGGCTTTTGTAAAACAACTTAGAGAATTGTCTGGCGGCAAACCTGTTGGATTTAAACTTTGTATTGGCAGAAGAACTGAGTTTTTTGCCATCTGCAAAGCTATGGTAGAAACTGGAATTTACGTTGATTTTATCACTGTTGATGGGGGAGAAGGTGGTACTGGTGCTGCGCCACAAGAATTTTCTAATGCTGTAGGTATGCCATTGAGAGAAGGTGTTGCTTTTGTTTATGATATTTTAAGTGGTTTCGACTTAAAAAAGCACATTAAAATTATCGCTTCAGGTAAAATTTCATCAGGATTCGATTTAGTTAAAAACATTGCTCTTGGTGCCGATTTGTGTAATTCTGCCCGCGGAATGATGTTTGCCTTAGGTTGCATCCAAGCTTTAGAATGTAATAGCAATACTTGCCCAACTGGTGTGGCAACACAAGATGAAAGCTTAATGAAAGGTTTAGTAGTGGAAGATAAAACTGTTCGTGTATTTAATTTCCATAGATTAACGGTACAAAGTGCAGTAGAATTATTAGGTGCTGCGGGTTTGCGTCACCCTTATCAATTAACTAGGGCTTATATTAATCGTAGGATCGGACAAAATGTAATGCAATCTTATATGGAAACCTTCCCTTATATTCCAGAGGGTAGTTTGGTTCAAACGCCTTATCCTTCGCAGCACGAATTGGGAATGGCGCTAAGTACTTCGGCTAGTTTTGCCCCAACAGATTACAAAGTTTCAGCAATCGATTATCAAACAGCAAGTTCTAATAATTAGCAGCTTTGACAAAGTTCTAGACGTGTTGTAATTACTTTGTCAAAGCTTATTATATGTCATCCTCGAGCGCTACAGCCTGTACTGAGCTTGTCGAAGTATCGAAGGACATAGCAACATTTTTAGAAAAGCCAATAACTACAATTATTAAAGTTAGTCCCGCTATCCGTTACAATCTTTTTAATTGTCCTTCGACAAGCTCAGGATGACAATTAAAAAATATGTTCACTGCTATCGGGTTTAAAATGCAAGGACTGTGCTACTATTTAGGTTTGCTCCTAGCAGATGCCAAGAACTACTAACTTTGTTAATTAAACCTGATTGGAACGAACACGTAGGGGTAACCCTTGCGGTTACCCGAAGTAAAGTGGAAAGCAGGGCTACATTTGCGATAGAATGCTGACTTTCGTTTCAAAAGCCTTGACAAAAATCCCATCACACTAGCAGATTTTCTGCCTGAGGTAGGCAGGCTTCGCCCTGTGAAAAACAGAGGCTCGCATTGACACACCTTATTTAAAAAAAAGTCGCTTAACATTTCTGCTAAGCGACTTTTTTATATAACTATATCTTCCCGACTTTCGGACTTTCAGTCTTTCCCACTCTCCTAAAACTCAGCGCTTTTTGGAAATCTTGGGAAAGCAATTACGTCTCTAATGTTAGTCATTCCGGTTACGAAGAGAACTAAACGTTCAAAACCTAAACCAAATCCAGCATGAGGGGCAGAGCCAAATCTGCGTGTATCTAAATACCACCAAAGTTCTTCTTGCGGAATGTGCATTTCTTCCATTCGTTTAGTCAACATATCCATGCGTTCTTCACGTTGCGAACCACCAATCATTTCGCCAATACCTGGGAATAGGATATCCATTGCGGCAACCGTCTTTCCATCATCATTCATTCTCATGTAAAACGATTTGATGTCTTTAGGGTAGTCAGTTAAAATAACTGGTTTTTTGAAGTGTTTCTCTACTAAATAACGTTCGTGTTCAGATTGTAAATCAGCTCCCCACTCATCAATTAAGTATTTAAACTGCTTTTTCTGATTAGGTTTAGAGTGTTTTAAAATCTGAATGGCTTCAGTATAAGTTAAACGCTCAAATTCATTTGCTAAACAAAAATCAAGTTTTTCAATCAATGACAGCTCACTTCTTTCTTGCTGCGGTTTGGTTTTTTCTTCTTCTAATAAACGGTCATTTAAAAAAGCAATTTCGTCTTTGCAGTTTTCTAAAGCATAACCGATTACATATTTCATCATATCTTCCGCCAATTGCATATTGTTTTCTAAATCTGCAAATGCAACTTCAGGCTCAATCATCCAAAACTCAGCCAAGTGGCGAGTTGTATTAGAATTCTCAGCCCTAAAAGTTGGTCCGAAAGTGTAAATCTGTCCAAAAGCCATAGCGGCTAATTCGCCTTCTAACTGACCAGAAACAGTTAAATTGGTTGCTTTTCCGAAAAAGTCTTCAGAGAAGTCTACTTTTCCATCATCAGTACGAGGAGTTTTGTCGAAGTCTAAAGTAGTTACCTTAAACATTTCTCCTGCGCCTTCTGCATCACTAGCGGTAATCACAGGCGTGTGCATATATACAAAACCACGTTCGTTGTAAAACTGGTGTATGGCAAATGCCAGAGCGTGACGAACCTTGAAAACAGCATTAAAAGTATTGGTGCGGAAACGCAAATGCGCTTTCTCTCTTAAAAATTCTAGGCTGTGCTTTTTAGGTTGTAAAGGATATTCATCAGCATTGCTATCGCCCAAAATTTCGATAGATTTTGCTTTAACATCAACTTTTTGACCTTTACCTAAAGATTCAACTAAAGTTCCTTCAACAGAAATGGCAGCACCAGTTGTAATTCTTTTTAATAATTCCTCAGGTGTATTGGTAAAATCAACAACTATTTGAATATTACCCATGCATGAACCATCATTCAATGCTATAAATTGGTTGTTGCGGAAAGTTCTAACCCAACCCATTACTTTAACTTCTGTATCAAATGCTGTAGAATTCAGCAAGTCTTTAATTTTTTCTCTCTTTATCATTACGCTATGCTCTATAAGGGCGTCAAAAATAAGGATTTAAACCTAAAATTCCTTATTTGTTTAAGCTAAGTTTTCTAAAGTTGCTATTTTCTTTATAGTTTAATATCGTTAAGTTTGTTTATCCCAAATCCTTATTTTTAATCGTGTTATCGCTCCAAAATTTCTTAAAAAGTAAAAACCTTATAGGTCATCCCAAATCATTTTCTTTAGAAGAACGGATATTTAATACTTTTTGCATCATTGCATTTGTAACGATGTGTTTCGAGGTGCCATTTAACTTCTATATTGGGTTAATGGTTCCCGCTGCACTTTGTCTTTTCGGAGTATTTGCATCGGCGACAATGTTTTATTTTTCTCGTTTTAGGAGAAAGTCAAGTCTATGTATTAAGGCGTTTGCCATTATTTGTAATCTAACATTCACTATAAATTATTTTTTTAATTCTGGTATTTTTGGTCCAAACCTACTGCTGTTTTCTTTAGCTTTTTTATTGGTTATTGCTATCATTCCAAAAAAGGAGTTTAAGATATGGGTGCCAATTAATATTATTTTAGTCTTATCTATTTTAATAGTAGAATATTTTAATCCTAGTTTAATAGAATATACTTATAATGATGGATTAAGTAAGGTTATAGATTTTGCCATTACTTATTTAGTAGTTGTTATTATAACTTATTTTTCAATTAGTTATATCAGAAAAAATTACAACTATGAGCGCTCATCTGTTCTAGATAAAAGTGAAGCCATTGCAGAACAAAGTTTAAGGATTTTAGCACAAAAACAAGAATTAGAATTACTCAATTCTCAAAAGGATAAGCTCTTTTCTATTGTTACCCATGATATAAGGATGCCGCTTAATTCTATTCAGAGTTATTTAGAATTGCTCACAGAAGTAGACTTGGAGGCAGATGAGCGACAGATGCTCAAAAAGAAATTGCTTCAAATTACAAAAGATACATCGGATATGTTAACAAATGTGCTTTCTTGGTCTAAGACCCAAATGGAAGGCACAAATACTGATTTAAAGCCCTTAAATGTTTTAGATTCATTAATTAATGGGCTAAACGTTGAAAAAACTATTGCAGAAAAAAAAGGAGTTGCACTTTCCATCAATTCTGATGAAGATATAATAATCACTGCAGACCACAATATGTTTCAGTTGGTTGTTAGAAATTTAGTTAACAATGCAATTAAGTTTACTCCAAAAGGCGGAGAAGTTAAAATTTCGGTTGTTAAAAGAATTGGTAATTGTTTAATTACCATTCAAGACAATGGTTTAGGTATAGATGAGGCTCAGCAAACTAACTTATTCAAGTTAAAAGCTTCTTCTACCTTCGGAACCAATAACGAAAGAGGCATTGGATTAGGCTTGTTACTTTGCAAAGAGTTTACGGATTTGCAGAATGGAGAAATATGGTTCGAGAGTACGGCACAGAAGGGCTCTGCTTTCTTCTTGTCTTTTGAGCTAGTTAGTGTACCGGCAGTGCAATAAAAAAAGAAGCACCTTTATCTTTTCCATCGCTTTCTGCCCAAACTTTTCCATGGTGTAGCTCCACTAGCATTTTAACAATTGATAAGCCTAGGCCATTAGAATGTTCTTTTCCTGTTGGTATGGCGCTTAACCTGGCAAATTTTGTAAATAGTTTATTCTTATCTTCTTCTAATAATCCTTGCCCTTGGTCTTTAAATTCAACAATGATTTGATTGTCTATTGTGCTTACATTAATAAAAATGGTAGTATTTGGATAAGCATATTTTAAGGCGTTGCTTAATAAATTTTCGAAAGCTTCTTGTAGTCTTATTTCGTCTGCTAAAATTACAGTAGAGCAATTACAAGATATTTCTATATTTTGTTCTTTTTGAGAAGCGATTAATTCAAAATTCTTTTTAACTGTTTCTAATATTTGGGAAACATCTATTTCTTGAGAATTTAACCTGAAACTT
The sequence above is drawn from the Pedobacter frigiditerrae genome and encodes:
- a CDS encoding FMN-binding glutamate synthase family protein: MRKAFVAIAAFLVALTIMLGLYHPFLWWSFIFTGPFVLLGLYDLYQPKHSIVRNYPVFGRLRYFMEELRPKVYQYFVESDTNGKPFSRLNRSLIYQRAKKDNDTIPFGTQLDVYENGYEWLSHSIAAISHHELDVNPRVMVGGPDCKQPYSASIYNISAMSFGSLSKNAILALNGGAKMGGFAHNTGEGGISDYHAGPGGDLIWQIGTGYFGCRNQDGTFNPDAFAERSKVENVKMIEIKLSQGAKPGHGGMLPAKKVTPEVARIRLVKEGFDVNSPPAHSAFSTPLEMMAFVKQLRELSGGKPVGFKLCIGRRTEFFAICKAMVETGIYVDFITVDGGEGGTGAAPQEFSNAVGMPLREGVAFVYDILSGFDLKKHIKIIASGKISSGFDLVKNIALGADLCNSARGMMFALGCIQALECNSNTCPTGVATQDESLMKGLVVEDKTVRVFNFHRLTVQSAVELLGAAGLRHPYQLTRAYINRRIGQNVMQSYMETFPYIPEGSLVQTPYPSQHELGMALSTSASFAPTDYKVSAIDYQTASSNN
- the asnS gene encoding asparagine--tRNA ligase; translation: MIKREKIKDLLNSTAFDTEVKVMGWVRTFRNNQFIALNDGSCMGNIQIVVDFTNTPEELLKRITTGAAISVEGTLVESLGKGQKVDVKAKSIEILGDSNADEYPLQPKKHSLEFLREKAHLRFRTNTFNAVFKVRHALAFAIHQFYNERGFVYMHTPVITASDAEGAGEMFKVTTLDFDKTPRTDDGKVDFSEDFFGKATNLTVSGQLEGELAAMAFGQIYTFGPTFRAENSNTTRHLAEFWMIEPEVAFADLENNMQLAEDMMKYVIGYALENCKDEIAFLNDRLLEEEKTKPQQERSELSLIEKLDFCLANEFERLTYTEAIQILKHSKPNQKKQFKYLIDEWGADLQSEHERYLVEKHFKKPVILTDYPKDIKSFYMRMNDDGKTVAAMDILFPGIGEMIGGSQREERMDMLTKRMEEMHIPQEELWWYLDTRRFGSAPHAGFGLGFERLVLFVTGMTNIRDVIAFPRFPKSAEF
- a CDS encoding type II toxin-antitoxin system prevent-host-death family antitoxin, whose translation is MEITNYSSFRQSLKSYLDKVFANHSPLFVTRANGEDVVVMSKADYDSMQETFYLLKSPKNALRLEEGLEDYNKGLAKKRDLIDNG
- a CDS encoding ATP-binding protein, which encodes MLSLQNFLKSKNLIGHPKSFSLEERIFNTFCIIAFVTMCFEVPFNFYIGLMVPAALCLFGVFASATMFYFSRFRRKSSLCIKAFAIICNLTFTINYFFNSGIFGPNLLLFSLAFLLVIAIIPKKEFKIWVPINIILVLSILIVEYFNPSLIEYTYNDGLSKVIDFAITYLVVVIITYFSISYIRKNYNYERSSVLDKSEAIAEQSLRILAQKQELELLNSQKDKLFSIVTHDIRMPLNSIQSYLELLTEVDLEADERQMLKKKLLQITKDTSDMLTNVLSWSKTQMEGTNTDLKPLNVLDSLINGLNVEKTIAEKKGVALSINSDEDIIITADHNMFQLVVRNLVNNAIKFTPKGGEVKISVVKRIGNCLITIQDNGLGIDEAQQTNLFKLKASSTFGTNNERGIGLGLLLCKEFTDLQNGEIWFESTAQKGSAFFLSFELVSVPAVQ
- a CDS encoding L-threonylcarbamoyladenylate synthase, encoding MLIKIYPENPNEKAIEQVVEVLKKGGLIIYPTDTVYGLGCDITNQKAIEKICRIRGIKPEKANFSFICSDLRHISDFIKPIDTTVFRVLKKALPGPFTFIFNANNNVPKLLSSNKKTVGIRVPDNDIARAIVEALGNPILSTSIKDDDELIEYSTDPELIEEKYQELVDIVIDGGYGDNEPSTVVDCTSGDFEVIREGKGNIEDYL
- a CDS encoding Txe/YoeB family addiction module toxin, coding for MDKLFLEVAWEDYLYFLNTDKIIHKKINALLKEIERTPFEGTGKPEPLKHQYSGWWSRRINLEHRLIYKIENSSIIILQCRYHT